ATTTGATCGAAATCAAATCCCATATAAAATAAAAGATCACACCAGAATCTAGTTTTGATTGTCCCCAAGCACGTAAACCAAAGGTATAACCCACCTCTGCAATTTTTTCCGTACGAACTGAACCCAAAATTTCAAAAAGAATTTTATAACCTCTGGGATGGAGTTTTCCTTTTGTTTCCAAATAAATGGATTTTCTAATTCCAAAAAAACCACTCATGGGATCCGAAATAGGGACGGGAAATATCCATTCAGAAATTTTTGTCGCAAATTGACTTGCTAACTTCCGAAAGATGGGAAAGTTTCCATAACCTCCATCGGAACTTCGACGAGTAGCCACAACAATATCGTTTTCACCGAGTAGACGAATGACATCTGGAATTTTAGTATAGTCATGTTGAAAATCTGCATCAACGACAACTAAATTATCACCTTCTGCTTTCCCATACCCATAAGTAACTGCCGAACTAAGTCCTCTTTCTGTTGTACGAACAAAGGGTTTGATCCTTTTGTCATATTCGGCAAGGACTTTCGCAACTTCAAAAGTTCCATCAGGGGA
This genomic stretch from Leptospira congkakensis harbors:
- a CDS encoding polyprenol monophosphomannose synthase, yielding MQNKTSIILPTYNEAGNIKNCAETISKILEKESIDFEIVIVDDNSPDGTFEVAKVLAEYDKRIKPFVRTTERGLSSAVTYGYGKAEGDNLVVVDADFQHDYTKIPDVIRLLGENDIVVATRRSSDGGYGNFPIFRKLASQFATKISEWIFPVPISDPMSGFFGIRKSIYLETKGKLHPRGYKILFEILGSVRTEKIAEVGYTFGLRAWGQSKLDSGVIFYFIWDLISIKWNQWRSSHSFQFRSKRRNSHIHP